A window from Clupea harengus chromosome 14, Ch_v2.0.2, whole genome shotgun sequence encodes these proteins:
- the kif15 gene encoding kinesin-like protein KIF15-A: protein MSTKGKGSGDTSLLLNGNSGDGDAIKVFVRVRPLTAGTGLTTDGDQNLCLTVTSPNTIRLHSKPDPRTFTYDHVADMDFSQEAVFSSVAKNIVESCINGYNGTIFAYGQTGSGKTFTMLGPSDCDSFSDDLRGVIPRSFEYLFFLINREVEKSGNLKSFLCKCSFIEIYNEQIYDLLDSASASLFLRENIKKGVFVEGAVEKCVTSAAEAYQVLSMGWRNRRVASTSMNRESSRSHAVFTMTLESKETDREVVNIRTSQLNLVDLAGSERQKDTHTEGSRLKEASSINRSLMCLGQVIMALVDVSNGKTRHICYRDSKLTFLLKDSLGGNAKTCIIANVHPGSKCFGETWSTLQFAQRAKLIKNKAMINEDTHGNVRQLQAEVKKLKDQLAQALLSHRPQALDSAPGGPQIDMGSPEAQERPSYREPFKVAVLLWKKREDEKKVLQQKLAQLELAWAQKEKFVQSNRMIVRFREDHIARLEQKLNSEPLLDQQNQTQLEQLQQEISILRDQLEHHPRMMRYQAENFSLREEVCSLRALDSVKSAQLAAEQCTTELEEAFHNLAASEKTTRDTSAPPTYSTPVTAETISKVSVERLKAQLMQKQSELTATVQAFEDYKQVTKKGLTETEAEMRYLEKSNKHLENILEATKAHTKQEVSQLNKIHAETLKILTTPTRTYNLRNRLVPLASPEHLNGYGDPEESPEDLHNEQPPLEMNELACEALSEELRLVQEQAVCVKNQLDDEEAKSRKLLQQISKLEEQIATATEESRRKEELFSTERSSWAQDQGRLQQTITSLEQKLSEEKGATELLRSEVYDLRVVLQSSDKELAAARSELNQCTNQEQENTHLSSSLISTQLQLDQVKLEFEQVLEEQRALQDAFDALQAEAKFDADQNGQQLEDSRQDNGRQQAKISELESALQEEREQACTLTSQLKESRENTSKELVQYMEENVLLRKQVQVLTSENQQQVESIRTLEQRVISSEAAVTNLEQKIEQDRGVVLDLINQTRDLRSELLEKDQNISLLTGDLKDISVKYTTACSERESLRERIGQTQVEMEQLREASERRVASERIEMEMLQDSLAYATEEVERLTKVFDEQTTLLQAAQDQITEREATIKTLQDQLSELTVQVNKGKTLANEPLQQLATPTTLPQTPHTPRGMSMELSQVLESQEIELESRRSSMMSMELLLAELNAERSAKNEEIQRLKANVIEKEMAQLEIQTLLNQFYTQNGNHGNPQAKDSQGLELPDAIYHSVLRELHDLKNEKSSLEQKLSESQETLQGQETTLSQSQTCVQELTSELRNRCLELRDLRLRGQEHDQLLQDVAVLRKQVDHLAEENGKLVGHQNHRQKIEYLVKLKKENTKLQEENEKLKSELDSVKEWKVENGRKL from the exons ATGAGTACAAAGGGAAAAG GTAGCGGAGATACTTCGCTACTTCTCAACGGGAACAG TGGAGACGGTGATGCCATCAAGGTGTTTGTTCGCGTACGTCCTTTGACTGCGGGTACGGGCCTGACTACAGATGGTGATCAGAATTTGTGTTTAACTGTGACATCCCCGAATACCATCCGTCTTCACTCCAAGCCTGATCCACGCACCTTCACTTATGACCATGTTGCAGACATGGACTTCTCACAG GAAGCTGTGTTCTCCAGTGTGGCCAAAAACATTGTGGAGTCCTGCATTAATGGCTACAATGGTACCATATTTGCCTA TGGGCAAACCGGGTCGGGGAAAACCTTCACAATGCTTG GTCCATCTGACTGTGACAGCTTCTCAGATGATCTGAGGGGGGTGATACCACGCAGCTTTGAGTACCTGTTCTTCTTAATTAACAGAGAAGTGGAAAAG TCGGGAAACTTGAAAAGTTTTCTGTGTAAGTGCTCTTTCATTGAGATTTACAACGAGCAGATCTACGACCTGTTGGACAGCGCCTCAGCCAGCCTCTTCCTCAGGGAGAACATCAAGAAGGGCGTTTTTGTGGAGGGAGCCGTGGAGAAATGTGTCACCTCCGCCGCCGAGGCCTATCAG GTACTGTCCATGGGTTGGCGTAACCGTCGTGTGGCCTCTACCTCCATGAACCGCGAATCATCTCGCTCTCACGCCGTCTTCACCATGACTCTCGAGtccaaagagacagacagagaagtggTCAACATCCGGACATCACAGCTGAACCTGGTGGACCTGGCAgggtcagagagacagaaggacacacacactgagggatcCCGATTAAAG GAAGCGAGCAGCATCAATCGCTCTCTGATGTGCTTGGGTCAGGTGATCATGGCATTGGTGGACGTGTCCAATGGGAAGACCCGACACATTTGTTACCGTGACTCCAAACTTACATTTCTGCTAAAG GATTCTTTAGGTGGGAATGCAAAGACGTGCATCATTGCTAATGTGCATCCCGGCTCCAAGTGCTTTGGGGAGACGTGGTCCACACTACAGTTTGCCCAGAGGGCCAAACTCATCAAGAACAAG GCCATGATTAACGAGGACACGCATGGGAACGTGCGGCAGCTGCAGGCTGAGGTGAAGAAGCTGAAGGACCAGTTGGCTCAGGCGCTGCTCTCTCACAGACCCCAGGCCCTGGACAGCGCCCCTGGAGGACCCCAAATCGATAtgg GCTCCCCTGAGGCCCAGGAGAGACCGTCCTACAGGGAGCCGTTCAAGGTCGCCGTGCTCCTGTGGAAGAAACGCGAGGATGAGAAGAAG GTGTTGCAACAGAAGCTGGCTCAGTTGGAGCTGGCCTGGGCCCAGAAGGAGAAGTTCGTCCAGTCCAACCGCATGATCGTACGCTTCCGCGAGGACCACATCGCTCGGCTGGAGCAGAAGCTGAATAGCGAGCCCCTCTTGGATCAGCAGAACCAGACCCAGCTGGAGCAGCTTCAGCAGGAGATCAGCATCCTCCGAGACCAG ctggaGCACCACCCGCGCATGATGCGCTACCAAGCAGAGAACTTCAGCCTGAGGGAGGAGGTGTGCTCGCTGCGGGCGCTGGACTCGGTGAAGAGCGCGCAGCTCGCTGCGGAGCAGTGCACCactgagctggaggaggccttCCACAACTTGGCTGCGTCTGAAAAAACAACCAGAGACACCAGTG CCCCGCCCACATATTCTACACCAGTAACGGCAGAAACTATATCGAAGGTTTCCGTGGAAAGGCTGAAGGCCCAGCTGATGCAGAAGCAGTCGGAGCTGACTGCCACAGTGCAGGCCTTCGAGGACTACAAACAAGTAACCAA AAAAGGGTTAACAGAGACCGAGGCAGAGATGAGGTACTTGGAGAAGTCCAACAAACACctggagaacattctggaagcCACTAAGGCCCACACAAAGCAGGAGGTGTCCCAGCTGAACAAGATACATGCTGAGACCCTCAAG ATCTTGACCACCCCAACCAGAACGTATAACCTACGGAACCGCCTGGTGCCGCTGGCCAGCCCAGAGCATCTGAATGGCTACGGTGACCCAGAAGAGAGTCCGGAGGACCTGCACAATGAGCAGCCCCCTCTGGAGATGAACGAGTTGGCCTGTGAGGCCCTGAGTGAGGAGCTCAGGCTGGTGCag GAGCAGGCAGTTTGTGTGAAGAATCAGCTGGATGACGAGGAGGCCAAAAGCAGGAAACTGTTGCAGCAAATCAGCAAGCTGGAGGAGCAGATCGCCACGGCAACGGAAGAGTCCAGACGCAAGGAAGAG TTGTTTTCCACAGAGCGCAGTTCTTGGGCCCAGGACCAGGGCAGGCTGCAGCAGACCATCACCAGCCTGGAGCAAAAACTCTCAGAGGAGAAAGGAGCTACAGagc TCCTGCGCAGTGAGGTGTACGACCTGCGGGTGGTGCTGCAGTCCTCAGATAAGGAGCTGGCCGCCGCCCGGAGCGAGCTGAACCAATGCACCAACCAGGAGCAGGAGAACACTCACCTGTCCAGCTCCCTCATCAGCACGCAGCTACAGCTGGATCAAGTCAA GCTGGAGTTTGAGCAGGTGTTGGAGGAGCAGAGGGCACTTCAGGACGCGTTTGACGCCCTGCAGGCAGAGGCCAAGTTTGATGCTGATCAGAACGGGCAGCAGCTGGAGGACAGCAGACAGGACAACGGTCGCCAGCAGGCCAAAATCAGC gagctggAGAGTGCCCTGCAGGAGGAGCGGGAGCAGGCGTGCACTCTGACCTCCCAGctgaaggagagcagagagaacacTTCAAA GGAGCTTGTGCAGTACATGGAGGAAAATGTCCTTTTGAGGAAACAAGTGCAGGTGCTGACCAGCGAGAACcaacagcag GTGGAGAGCATCAGGACCTTGGAGCAGAGGGTGATTTCATCAGAGGCAGCAGTAACAAATCTGGAGCAGAAAATTGAACAAGACAGA GGTGTAGTGCTGGACCTGATCAATCAGACCAGAGATCTGCGCAGTGAGCTGCTAGAGAAGGACCAGAACATCAGCCTGCTGACTGGAGATCTAAAGGACATCTCT GTGAAGTACACCACGGCCTGCTCGGAGcgagagagcctgagagagcGGATTGGCCAGACGCAAGTGGAGATGGAACAGCTCCGAGAGGCCTCAGAGCGACGGGTGGCATCTGAGaggatagag ATGGAGATGCTGCAGGACAGCCTGGCCTACGCCACCGAGGAGGTGGAGCGCCTCACCAAGGTCTTTGATGAGCAGACCACTCTACTCCAGGCCGCTCAGGACCAGATCACTGAGCGAGAGGCCACCATCAAAACCCTCCAGGATCAG CTGAGCGAACTGACCGTACAGGTGAACAAGGGGAAGACGCTCGCCAATGAACCCCTACAGCAGTTGGCCACGCCTACAACCCTGCCTcag aCCCCCCACACCCCGCGCGGCATGAGCATGGAGCTGTCGCAGGTGCTGGAGAGCCAGGAGATAGAGCTGGAGAGCCGCCGCTCCTCCATGATGTccatggagctgctgctggccgAGCTCAACGCCGAGCGCAGCGCCAAGAATGAAGAGATCCAGAGGCTCAAG gCCAACGTGATTGAGAAGGAGATGGCCCAGCTTGAAATCCAGACCCTACTGAACCAGTTTTACACTCAGAACGGCAACCATGGCAACCCACAAGCTAAAGATTCTCAGGG TCTGGAGTTGCCAGATGCTATCTATCACTCAGTTCTAAGGGAACTGCATGACCTCAAGAATGAGAAG AGCTCTCTGGAACAGAAGCTGAGCGAGTCTCAGGAAAC tcTACAGGGTCAGGAGACCACCCTGTCCCAGTCTCAAACATGTGTTCAGGAGTTGACGAGTGAGCTGAGGAATCGGTGTCTCGAGCTTCGAGACCTGCGCCTCAGGGGCCAGGAACACGATCAGctgttacag GACGTGGCGGTGCTGAGGAAGCAGGTGGACCACTTGGCAGAGGAGAATGGGAAACTGGTAGGCCATCAGAACCACAGGCAGAAGATTGAGTACCTGGTCAAACTCAAGAAGGAGAACACCAAACTGCAAGAG GAAAATGAGAAACTCAAATCGGAACTTGACAGCGTTAAGGAATGGAAGGTGGAAAATGGAAGAAAACTCTGA